The following are from one region of the Diceros bicornis minor isolate mBicDic1 chromosome 37, mDicBic1.mat.cur, whole genome shotgun sequence genome:
- the LOC131399314 gene encoding UDP-glucuronosyltransferase 1A10-like produces MAPAMLTGFLPLCVCLLLTPGFAEAGKLLVVPMHGSHWFTMRSVVEKLVHRGHEVVVVMPEVSWRPGKSLNFTVKTYSTFYTLEDLNQQFRIFAEAQWKAREQSLISMIRNLPSNKVFEYYFSHCRSLFNDTKLVKYLEENSFDAVFLDPFDMCGLIVAKYFSLPSVVFTKVVFCHHLEEATQCPSPPSYVPRMFSVFSDAMTFRERVWNQILHLEEHLLCHYFIKNVLEFASELLQKTVTAYDLFSHTSVWLLRSDFVMEYPKPVMPNMIFIGGINCHQGKPLSKVSHLSFSILRTRWLWT; encoded by the coding sequence ATGGCTCCTGCAATGTTGACTGGCTTCCTTCCTCTATGTGTGTGTCTCCTGCTGACACCTGGCTTTGCCGAGGCCGGCAAGCTGCTGGTGGTACCCATGCATGGGAGCCACTGGTTTACCATGCGTTCGGTTGTGGAGAAACTTGTCCACAGAGGGCACGAGGTGGTCGTAGTCATGCCAGAGGTGAGTTGGCGCCCCGGAAAATCGTTGAATTTTACAGTCAAGACTTATTCCACGTTTTACACCCTGGAGGACTTGAATCAGCAGTTCAGGATTTTCGCCGAGGCTCAATGGAAAGCTCGGGAACAAAGTCTCATTTCTATGATAAGGAATTTACCCAGCAATAAAGTTTTTGAATACTATTTTTCACATTGTAGGAGTTTGTTTAATGACACAAAACTAGTAAAATACCTAGAAGAGAATTCTTTTGATGCAGTGTTTCTAGATCCTTTTGATATGTGTGGCTTAATTGTAGCCAAGTATTTTTCCCTCCCGTCTGTGGTCTTCACCAAGGTTGTATTTTGCCACCATCTTGAAGAAGCTACACAGTGTCCCAGTCCTCCTTCTTATGTTCCTAgaatgttctcagtgttctcggaTGCCATGACTTTCAGGGAGAGAGTGTGGAATCAAATCTTGCACTTGGAGGAACATTTACTTTGCCACTATTTCAtcaaaaatgttttagaatttgcTTCTGAGCTTCTCCAAAAGACTGTCACGGCATATGATCTCTTCAGCCATACGTCAGTTTGGCTGTTACGTAGTGACTTTGTCATGGAGTATCCCAAACCGGTGATGCCTAACATGATCTTCATTGGCGGCATCAACTGCCATCAGGGAAAGCCGCTGTCAAAGGTGAGTCACCTTTCCTTTAGCATATTAAGAACAAGGTGGCTCTGGACCTAA
- the LOC131399315 gene encoding UDP-glucuronosyltransferase 1A10-like → MAPAMLTGFLPLCVCLLLTPGFAEAGKLLVVPMHGSHWFTMRSVVEKLVHRGHEVVVVMPEVSWHVGKSFNFTMKTYSTFYTLEDLNQQFRIFSDAQWKDQGQSIVSALLNSPTGRLFEYYFSHCRSLFNDTKLVKYLEENSFDAVFLDPFDMCGLIVAKYFSLPSVVFTRGVFCHYFEEGTQCPSPPSYVPRMLSAFPDAMTFRERVWNHIFHLEEHLLCHYFFKNVLEFASELLQKTVTAYDLFSHTSIWLLRSDFVVEYPKPVMPNVIFIGGINCHQGKPLSKVSHLSFSILRTSWL, encoded by the coding sequence ATGGCTCCTGCAATGTTGACTGGCTTCCTTCCTCTATGTGTGTGTCTCCTGCTGACACCTGGCTTTGCCGAGGCCGGCAAGCTGCTGGTGGTACCCATGCATGGGAGCCACTGGTTTACCATGCGTTCGGTTGTGGAGAAACTTGTCCACAGAGGGCACGAGGTGGTCGTAGTCATGCCAGAGGTGAGTTGGCATGTGGGAAAATCGTTCAATTTTACGATGAAGACGTATTCCACGTTTTACACTCTGGAGGACTTGAATCAGCAGTTCAGGATTTTCTCCGACGCTCAATGGAAAGATCAGGGGCAAAGCATAGTTTCTGCGTTATTGAATTCACCCACCGGTCGTCTTTTTGAATACTATTTTTCACATTGTAGGAGTTTGTTTAATGACACAAAACTAGTAAAATACCTAGAAGAGAATTCTTTTGATGCAGTGTTTCTAGATCCTTTTGATATGTGTGGCTTAATTGTAGCCAAATATTTTTCCCTCCCATCTGTGGTCTTCACCAGGGGAGTATTTTGTCATTATTTTGAAGAAGGTACGCAGTGTCCCAGTCCTCCTTCTTATGTTCCTAGAATGCTCTCAGCATTCCCAGATGCCATGACTTTCAGAGAGAGAGTGTGGAATCATATCTTCCACTTGGAGGAACATTTACtttgccactatttcttcaaaaatgttttagaatttgcTTCTGAGCTTCTCCAAAAGACTGTCACGGCATATGATCTCTTCAGCCATACGTCAATTTGGCTGTTACGTAGTGACTTTGTTGTGGAGTATCCCAAACCGGTGATGCCTAATGTGATCTTCATAGGTGGCATCAACTGCCATCAGGGAAAGCCGCTGTCAAAGGTGAGTCACCTTTCCTTTAGCATATTAAGAACAAGCTGGCTCTGA